A DNA window from Seriola aureovittata isolate HTS-2021-v1 ecotype China chromosome 8, ASM2101889v1, whole genome shotgun sequence contains the following coding sequences:
- the foxi3b gene encoding forkhead box protein I3b, with protein sequence MSSFEAQGQSPPRCGPQFPSLGQEPPELSMYSDCYYPPPSLPSPQRTTPTSYDLSDYTTSSPNPYLWFNGSGINTPPYLATTTPSGNPGPPFVPQHYGMQRPYLGPAGAGGPGELSWFSLPSQEDLMKLVRPPYSYSALIAMAIHGAPDRRLTLSQIYQYVADNFPFYNKSKAGWQNSIRHNLSLNDCFKKVPRDEDDPGKGNYWTLDPNCEKMFDNGNFRRKRKRKSDSLSGGDNSSGAPESGDSERGSPKHSANPALDISPTPDRIPSPSSSGPTPCLSSFLSEMSGVTSGAANEVGGDGLSRPLQINLPLDGPHRPAQPGSFSSYSPNSVGPEWVPQVPAPPVLSSSPTHSSLGYTSPILSQYSGSSGHFYPTLGSTGIIYHREGTEV encoded by the exons atgtcttcatttGAGGCCCAGGGCCAGTCTCCTCCTCGATGTGGCCCTCAGTTCCCCAGCCTCGGCCAGGAGCCCCCTGAGCTCAGCATGTACAGTGATTGCTACTACCCTCCTCCCTCACTGCCAAGTCCTCAGCGCACCACTCCGACCTCCTACGACCTAAGCGACTACACCACCTCTTCCCCAAACCCTTACCTCTGGTTCAATGGCTCTGGGATCAACACACCACCGTACCTGGCTACCACCACCCCATCAGGAAACCCCGGCCCTCCCTTTGTCCCTCAGCACTATGGCATGCAGAGGCCTTACCTAGGTCCAGCTGGAGCTGGGGGCCCAGGAGAGCTGAGTTGGTTCTCTCTGCCCTCACAAGAAGACCTGATGAAGCTGGTCAGGCCCCCTTACTCCTACTCTGCTCTCATTGCCATGGCTATCCACGGAGCACCAGACAGGAGACTGACATTGAGTCAGATTTACCAGTATGTTGCTGACAACTTCCCATTCTACAACAAGAGTAAAGCGGGTTGGCAGAATTCCATCAGACACAACCTGTCACTCAATGACTGCTTCAAAAAAGTACCCAGAGATGAGGATGATCCAG GAAAGGGCAACTACTGGACACTTGACCCAAACTGTGAGAAGATGTTTGACAACGGAAACTTCCGCCgcaaaagaaagaggaagtctGATTCCCTCTCCGGCGGTGACAACAGTTCAGGGGCTCCAGAGTCCGGTGACAGTGAGAGGGGCAGCCCCAAACACTCTGCAAATCCTGCCCTTGACATCTCCCCCACACCAGACAGGATCCCCTCCCCTTCATCGTCAGGCCCCACACCGTGTCTGAGCAGTTTCTTGTCTGAGATGTCTGGAGTGACGTCTGGAGCAGCTAATGAGGTGGGAGGCGATGGGCTAAGCAGGCCACTGCAGATTAACCTTCCTTTAGATGGGCCTCATAGACCTGCACAGCCTGGAAGCTTTAGTAGCTACTCCCCCAACTCAGTTGGCCCGGAGTGGGTACCACAAGTACCAGCTCCCCCTGTGCTCTCATCTTCACCCACCCACTCTTCCTTAGGGTACACTAGCCCTATCCTCAGCCAGTACAGTGGGTCCAGTGGGCACTTCTACCCTACACTGGGCTCAACAGGGATCATCTATCATCGCGAGGGCACAGAGGTTTAA
- the syce3 gene encoding synaptonemal complex central element protein 3, translating to MMVDSSSPPQRQLDSKEDELELNKDLERLIDGAENISVQLTWMAYDMVALRTSSEVGASMRKLEEAYQRCRIAVYGNREQEPEMDKCPEPAATAVTQM from the exons ATG ATGGTCGATTCATCGTCGCCTCCCCAGCGTCAGCTGGACAGCAAAGAGGACGAGTTGGAGCTGAACAAAGATTTAGAGAGGCTGATAGATGGCGCTGAAAATATATCAG TGCAGTTGACCTGGATGGCTTATGACATGGTGGCACTGCGGACCAGTAGTGAGGTGGGGGCGTCCATGCGGAAATTGGAAGAGGCCTATCAGAGATGCAGAATTGCTGTGTATGGAAACCGTGAGCAGGAGCCAGAGATGGACAAATGTCCTGAGCCTGCTGCCACAGCAGTTACTCAGATGTGA